One Simonsiella muelleri ATCC 29453 DNA window includes the following coding sequences:
- a CDS encoding MBL fold metallo-hydrolase, translating to MALNIKIIPVTPYEQNCTLLWDDETNEAVLTDLGGNAAEIWHIIQKKHLNLKEIWLTHGHLDHVGGVVAMRELTDTPVIGPHCDDLFLLEDLSNKTREYAKYGFEFSTNFLPTRWLNEGEVLSVGQYEFSVLHIPGHTPGHVVFYCEREKLLIAGDVLFKESIGRTDFPRGNTQDLHHGIRTKLYRLPENVVVIPGHRETTTIGHEKIYNPYVRAE from the coding sequence ATGGCATTGAATATTAAAATAATTCCTGTAACCCCTTATGAACAAAATTGTACTTTATTGTGGGACGATGAAACCAATGAAGCAGTTTTGACGGATTTGGGGGGCAATGCAGCAGAAATTTGGCACATTATTCAGAAAAAACATTTGAATTTAAAAGAAATTTGGCTAACTCACGGGCATTTGGATCATGTAGGTGGTGTGGTAGCGATGCGCGAATTAACCGATACCCCTGTGATTGGTCCGCATTGTGATGATTTGTTTTTGTTGGAAGATTTATCCAATAAAACACGTGAATATGCTAAGTATGGCTTTGAATTTTCAACTAATTTTTTGCCAACACGCTGGCTGAATGAAGGTGAAGTGCTAAGCGTGGGGCAATATGAATTTTCAGTACTGCACATTCCAGGACATACGCCAGGACATGTAGTGTTCTATTGTGAACGAGAGAAGTTATTGATTGCAGGTGATGTCTTATTCAAAGAAAGTATTGGGCGCACCGATTTTCCGCGTGGTAATACGCAAGATTTACATCACGGAATTCGTACCAAATTGTACAGGCTGCCTGAAAATGTGGTCGTGATTCCAGGGCATCGCGAAACCACAACGATTGGACATGAAAAAATTTACAATCCTTATGTCCGTGCTGAATAA
- a CDS encoding thymidylate synthase yields the protein MQTYLNLIQYVLEHGTDKSDRTGTGTRSVFGYQMRFDLANGFPLLTTKKLHLRSIIHELLWFLKGETNIKYLKDNNVSIWDEWADENGDLGRVYGAQWRSWQTPNGKSIDQISQIIQQIKQNPDSRRLIVSAWNPAEVDNMALPPCHALFQFYVADGKLSCQLYQRSADIFLGVPFNIASYALLTMMMAQVCKLQAGEFIHTLGDAHIYNNHFEQAKLQLTREPRRLPEIKINDKIKDLFEFKYEDFELINYNPHPHIKAEVSV from the coding sequence ATGCAAACTTATTTAAATCTTATCCAGTATGTTCTAGAACACGGCACGGACAAATCCGATCGCACAGGCACTGGCACGCGCTCGGTATTTGGCTATCAAATGCGTTTTGACTTGGCAAATGGTTTTCCACTTTTGACTACTAAAAAACTGCATTTGCGTTCTATTATTCACGAATTATTGTGGTTTCTGAAAGGTGAAACCAATATTAAATATTTGAAAGATAATAATGTTTCTATTTGGGACGAATGGGCTGATGAAAATGGCGATTTAGGGCGCGTATACGGCGCACAATGGCGCAGTTGGCAAACCCCAAATGGCAAAAGCATTGATCAAATTAGTCAAATTATCCAACAAATTAAACAAAATCCAGATAGCCGCCGCTTGATTGTCAGTGCGTGGAATCCTGCCGAAGTGGACAACATGGCATTGCCACCGTGTCATGCCTTGTTTCAATTTTATGTAGCAGACGGAAAATTATCTTGTCAATTATATCAACGCAGTGCGGATATTTTTTTAGGTGTGCCTTTCAATATTGCGAGTTACGCGCTTTTGACAATGATGATGGCGCAAGTTTGTAAACTACAGGCTGGTGAATTTATCCACACACTCGGCGATGCTCATATTTATAATAATCATTTTGAGCAAGCCAAATTACAATTAACACGTGAACCACGCAGGCTGCCTGAAATAAAAATTAACGATAAAATCAAAGATTTATTTGAATTTAAATATGAAGATTTTGAATTAATTAATTACAATCCACACCCACACATCAAAGCAGAAGTATCTGTATAA
- a CDS encoding ATP-grasp domain-containing protein translates to MSRPINFVMISPHFPANFETFAVRLRENGFNTLGIADAPYESLSEGLRNSLTEYYRVDNMKDYDQVYRAVAYFAHKYGRIDRIESHNEYWLELDAQLRTDFNVFGYKTDDMLAIKTKAQMKEVFRKTGLKVAKGRVFSNDEDAKKLAKELKFPIIIKPNSGVGASDTYKIQSDAELSQFFQQKNPHVEYIMEEFIKGDIITFDGLTDHDGNIVFYASLEYSEAVLDTVAKDGDMYYYVPREISPKLVELGKKCVKAFNVRERFFHFEFFRVQGTGELLPLEINCRPPGGLTIDMWDYANDFDIFNEYAHIIKENQFHSKITRTWNVVYISRKANQNYVNTIDAVCEKFAPNIISIQQVPSIFAKIMGEHGILARTETIEKMREIVQFAHQKY, encoded by the coding sequence ATGTCCCGACCCATCAATTTTGTGATGATTTCGCCACATTTTCCTGCTAATTTTGAAACTTTCGCTGTGCGTTTGCGTGAAAATGGCTTCAACACATTAGGCATTGCTGATGCACCTTACGAAAGTTTGAGCGAAGGATTACGCAACTCATTAACTGAATATTATCGTGTTGATAATATGAAAGATTATGACCAAGTTTATCGTGCAGTTGCCTACTTCGCGCACAAATATGGGCGCATTGACCGAATTGAATCACACAATGAGTATTGGTTAGAATTAGATGCTCAATTACGCACTGATTTTAATGTATTCGGCTACAAAACCGATGATATGTTGGCAATTAAAACCAAAGCACAAATGAAAGAAGTGTTCCGTAAAACGGGGTTAAAAGTTGCCAAAGGGCGTGTATTTTCCAATGATGAAGACGCAAAAAAATTAGCCAAAGAATTAAAATTCCCGATAATTATCAAACCCAATTCTGGCGTTGGTGCAAGCGATACCTATAAAATTCAATCAGATGCAGAATTATCACAATTCTTTCAACAGAAAAATCCACACGTTGAATACATCATGGAAGAATTCATTAAGGGCGACATCATCACATTTGATGGCTTAACTGACCATGATGGCAACATTGTATTTTACGCAAGCTTGGAATATTCAGAAGCGGTTTTAGATACGGTAGCAAAAGATGGTGATATGTATTACTATGTTCCGCGTGAAATTTCGCCCAAATTGGTAGAATTGGGCAAAAAATGCGTAAAAGCGTTTAATGTTCGCGAGCGTTTTTTCCATTTTGAATTTTTCCGTGTACAAGGCACTGGAGAATTATTACCGTTGGAAATCAATTGCCGGCCACCAGGTGGTTTAACGATTGATATGTGGGATTACGCGAATGATTTTGATATTTTCAATGAATATGCACATATTATCAAAGAAAATCAATTCCATAGCAAAATCACTCGCACTTGGAATGTAGTGTATATTTCGCGTAAAGCCAACCAAAATTATGTGAATACGATTGATGCAGTGTGCGAAAAATTTGCACCAAATATCATCAGTATACAGCAAGTTCCGAGTATATTTGCGAAAATTATGGGCGAACACGGCATTTTAGCACGTACTGAAACCATTGAAAAAATGCGTGAAATTGTGCAATTTGCTCATCAAAAATATTGA
- a CDS encoding alpha/beta hydrolase, translating into MRRYYSDYYLEMEEHFVYVPYFNHDRRIRVLLPKDYRINEHERYPVLYMHDGQNVFYSKESYSGYSWKVIPTIKNNPQIPKMIVVGIDNARENRLNEYSPWQTDTGSTPETMYAGGLGGEYGKWVVNTVKPLIDKNYRTLKEREYTLLAGSSMGGIITAYMGAAYPEVFGHLGVFSLASWFSERDFLQFIHEHPLHSDTKVYIQVGTKEGDEMDSHFIANMNQAYIDCTLNYYQALLRTGSPLDNVNVRIMANKNHHERHWAYHFFEFLGFTLMQK; encoded by the coding sequence ATGCGTCGTTATTATTCAGATTATTATCTTGAAATGGAAGAACATTTTGTTTATGTGCCATACTTTAATCACGACCGCCGCATCCGTGTTTTGCTGCCCAAAGATTATCGCATCAATGAACATGAACGCTACCCTGTTTTGTATATGCATGATGGGCAAAATGTGTTTTACAGCAAGGAATCTTATTCGGGTTATTCGTGGAAAGTAATTCCTACCATTAAAAATAATCCGCAAATTCCCAAAATGATTGTTGTTGGAATAGACAATGCCAGAGAAAATCGTTTAAATGAGTATTCGCCATGGCAGACCGATACTGGTTCAACGCCTGAAACCATGTATGCTGGTGGTTTGGGAGGAGAATATGGTAAATGGGTAGTGAATACAGTTAAACCTTTGATTGATAAAAATTATCGCACACTCAAGGAACGCGAATATACGTTATTGGCAGGCAGTTCTATGGGGGGGATTATCACGGCATATATGGGGGCGGCATACCCTGAAGTATTTGGGCATTTGGGTGTATTTTCTTTGGCATCGTGGTTTAGCGAGCGTGATTTTTTGCAATTTATTCATGAGCATCCATTGCATTCAGATACGAAAGTGTATATTCAAGTCGGTACGAAAGAAGGTGATGAAATGGACTCGCATTTTATTGCCAATATGAATCAAGCTTATATCGATTGTACGTTGAATTATTATCAAGCGTTGTTGCGGACAGGTTCACCTTTGGATAATGTGAATGTGCGCATTATGGCAAATAAAAATCATCATGAAAGGCATTGGGCATATCACTTTTTTGAATTTTTGGGCTTTACGTTGATGCAAAAATAA